A region of the Caviibacter abscessus genome:
GCTGGAGCATTAATTTATTGTGTACAAAATGATAAGCAAGCTCGTAAAATTATTGAAGACTATAAAAATAATGTAAAAACTAATGATATGAATAATAAGAAACACATATCACTTGAAAGTTTATCAAAAGAACTTGAAGACCAACAATTAAAAGAATTAAAATGTATAATAAGAGCAGATACAAAAGGTTCTGCTGAGGCGTTAAAAGAGTCATTATTAAAACTTTCAAACGATAAAGTTAGTATCAACATAATTCAATCATCAGCTGGGGCAATTACAGAAGGAGATGTTAAACTTGCTGAAGCTTCAAACGCAATAATAATTGGATTTAGTGTAAGACCAACAACAACTGCTAGAAATGAAGCTGAAAAAACAGGCGTAGAAATTAGAAATTATAATGTAATATACCATGTTACTGAAGACATTGAAAAAGCAATGAAAGGAATGCTTGATCCTGAATACAAAGAAATATATCATGGACGTATTGAAGTTAAACAAGTATTTAAGATTAGCAATGTTGGAAATATAGCTGGGGCTTTAGTTGTTGATGGGAAAATAACTAAAAATTCAAAAATAAGAGTTCTTAGAAATGGAATAATAGTATTTGAAGGTGAGATATTATCACTTAAGAGATATAAAGATGATGTAAAAGAAGCAAATATAGGTCAAGATTGTGGAATAAGTATAAAAGACTTTAATGACATAAAAGAAGACGATATAATTGAAGCATATACATTAGAAGAAATAGCAAGATAGGATTATTATGAATGATAGAAGATTAAAAGGATTAGAAAAAGAAATTTCAAGAATAATTGGAACTTGTTTATTGATTGATGTAAAAAATGAAAAAATCAGTAAGCTTGTAACAGTTCACAATGTAAAACTTACAAAAGATGCTAGATATGTTGATATAACTTTTTCAATATTAAATATTAATGATAATATTAATAAGTCTAAAATTGAAGAAGACTTAAGAAAATTAGCAGGTTTTTTTAGAAAAAAACTAAGTGAAAATCTTGAAATTAGATATATACCAGAAGTAAGAATACACATAGATGAAAGTGTAGAATATGGTATTAAAATAGCGTCTCTTATTGATAAAGTTATGGAAAATAAGTAAAATGGTTAATGTAGGATAATAATAAAATTATACTTGTAGGAGGATAAAATGTACAATTTGGAAAAATTAGAAAATTCAGAGGTATTAGTAAAAATAACAAAGGAAGCTGAAGAATTAAAAACTTTAAAAGAAAAAGTTATGGAAAAATATAAAAATGCAAAGGTTGACGGATTTAGAAAAGGACATGTACCTACTGATGTAATTGAAAAAACTTTCAGTTCTCAAATAAAAGATGATATTTTAAATGAAACATTAAATTCAGAAATGCCAAATGTAATAAAAGAAAATAATTTATCTCTTGTAGGACAATTAGAGTTAGAAAACTATTCAATGACAAATGATAAATTAGAAATAACAGTTAAATTTGAAGTTAAACCTGAATTTGAATTACCTAAGTATAAAGAATTAGGAATAGAGGTTGAGAAAAAAGAAGTTACTGATGAAGAAGTTGAAAATAAATTAAAAGAAGTAGCAAGTACATTAAAATCATATGAAGATTTACCAGCAGATGCAGTAGCTGAAATGGGACAAATTGCAAACATAAATTTTGAAGGATTTGTTGATGGAACTGCATTTGAAGCTGGAAAATTTGATGGATATAATTTAACATTAGGTTCTAAGTCATTTATTGATACATTTGAAGACCAAATAGTAGGTCATAAAGCAGGAGAAGAATTTGATGTAAATGTTGTATTCCCGCAAGAATATCATCAAGAAAATTTAAAAGGTAAACCTGCATTATTTAAAGTAAAATTAAATACATTAAAAACTGAAAAATTACCTGAAATAAATGATGAAATGGCTAAATTAAAAGGTTTTGATACATTAGAAGATTATAAAAAAGCACTTAAAGCTGAACTTGAATTAAATAAAGAAGAACAAGCAAAAAATGAAAAATATGAAAAAATAGCAGATAGCTTAGTTCAAAACACTGAAATGATATTGCCTACAAAATTAGTTGATTCTGAAGCAAATCATGAATTAGCTGAAATGACTCAACAACTTTCAATGCAAGGTATTGAATTATCTAAATTTTATGAAATGATAGGTAAAACTGAAGAAGAATATAAACAAACAGTTAGAGAAAGAGCAGAAAAAGTTGTTAAATACAATTTAATACTTTCAAAAATTGCTGAAGTTGAAAATATAGGAGTTACTAAAGAAGAAGTTGAAGTTGAACTTGAAAAAGTAGCATCTATGTATAAAATGACAAAAGAAGATTTAGTTAAAGAATTAGAAAAAAGTAATATGCTTGATAACTATATGAGTCAAATTTCAGGTAGTG
Encoded here:
- the rbfA gene encoding 30S ribosome-binding factor RbfA, encoding MNDRRLKGLEKEISRIIGTCLLIDVKNEKISKLVTVHNVKLTKDARYVDITFSILNINDNINKSKIEEDLRKLAGFFRKKLSENLEIRYIPEVRIHIDESVEYGIKIASLIDKVMENK
- the tig gene encoding trigger factor: MYNLEKLENSEVLVKITKEAEELKTLKEKVMEKYKNAKVDGFRKGHVPTDVIEKTFSSQIKDDILNETLNSEMPNVIKENNLSLVGQLELENYSMTNDKLEITVKFEVKPEFELPKYKELGIEVEKKEVTDEEVENKLKEVASTLKSYEDLPADAVAEMGQIANINFEGFVDGTAFEAGKFDGYNLTLGSKSFIDTFEDQIVGHKAGEEFDVNVVFPQEYHQENLKGKPALFKVKLNTLKTEKLPEINDEMAKLKGFDTLEDYKKALKAELELNKEEQAKNEKYEKIADSLVQNTEMILPTKLVDSEANHELAEMTQQLSMQGIELSKFYEMIGKTEEEYKQTVRERAEKVVKYNLILSKIAEVENIGVTKEEVEVELEKVASMYKMTKEDLVKELEKSNMLDNYMSQISGSVYMEKMKKFIIENN